From uncultured Methanobrevibacter sp., a single genomic window includes:
- a CDS encoding alpha/beta hydrolase, with protein sequence MKLENYQYKTYDNNIINYYEADSNNPILLIIHAQSANSSSYSGVIKDLSKKFHLIIIDCYGHGKSAHNKEKYNIISQGDDLIEFIQYKTDEKISILGHSSGGLIACYIASKSNVCDNLILEDPPLFSSVGEKRFNYYNYNDLSTICHNFINQDEEEDFVYYYFMNQYMWNFFPENSREKIRNKSGTSALKYRKKHPDKPLKIRFWPKKFLEAFNGMEQYDPYFGENFYNDTFNCNINYSKLLSEINCKTLFMKANTKIGDDGIIMGALTDEDLQRVTGLIKNIRVEYFNCGHGIHNEKKKEFVKSVIETINE encoded by the coding sequence ATGAAACTTGAAAATTACCAATACAAAACATATGACAATAACATAATCAACTATTATGAAGCTGACAGCAACAATCCTATACTCTTGATAATACATGCCCAAAGTGCAAACTCAAGTAGCTATTCCGGTGTAATCAAAGATTTGTCCAAAAAATTTCATTTAATTATAATTGATTGCTATGGACATGGTAAAAGTGCTCATAACAAGGAAAAATACAATATAATCAGCCAGGGTGATGATTTAATCGAATTTATTCAATATAAAACTGATGAAAAAATATCTATATTGGGTCATTCCTCCGGAGGTCTTATTGCCTGCTATATCGCTTCAAAATCAAATGTTTGCGATAATCTGATACTTGAAGACCCTCCACTTTTTTCAAGTGTTGGCGAAAAAAGGTTCAATTATTACAACTATAATGATCTTTCAACGATTTGTCACAATTTCATCAATCAAGATGAAGAAGAGGATTTTGTGTACTATTACTTCATGAATCAGTACATGTGGAATTTCTTTCCTGAAAATTCAAGGGAAAAAATCAGAAACAAATCCGGAACATCTGCACTGAAATATAGGAAAAAACATCCTGACAAGCCACTGAAAATCAGATTTTGGCCTAAAAAATTCCTAGAAGCATTCAACGGTATGGAGCAATATGATCCTTACTTTGGAGAGAACTTCTACAACGACACATTCAACTGCAACATCAATTACAGCAAACTACTTTCAGAAATAAACTGCAAAACATTATTCATGAAGGCAAATACCAAAATTGGGGATGATGGTATTATTATGGGGGCTCTGACTGATGAAGACCTTCAACGGGTAACAGGCCTAATCAAAAAT